One window from the genome of Borrelia puertoricensis encodes:
- a CDS encoding DUF1357 family protein, which translates to MNQNIQENIDSTQNDGLAKSVEDNLEGSNGITLSLKEYKEYEEYKAYKAAKESEDKNLSINEMISKELADSQVRLEEENRLLSEATRINEIDTLARKHLSSHFNKETLLARGYSLKDIIQAQRRELVRKYVPVDDIQAIANVREVQHLDGKVLEQLVNLAKSNIRKRTRSTTSSSPKGEIKLDLINEDISILNSNFSPQNFDEFSISIANGYKDMRHEFYKLKSQKAA; encoded by the coding sequence ATGAATCAAAACATACAAGAAAATATAGATAGCACACAAAATGATGGCTTAGCTAAGAGTGTAGAGGATAACTTGGAGGGTAGCAATGGTATTACTTTAAGTTTAAAAGAATATAAGGAATATGAAGAATATAAAGCGTACAAAGCAGCAAAAGAATCTGAAGATAAGAATTTAAGTATTAATGAGATGATATCAAAAGAGCTTGCTGATTCACAAGTGCGCTTGGAAGAAGAAAATAGATTACTCAGTGAAGCTACTCGTATTAATGAGATTGATACTTTAGCACGTAAACATTTAAGTTCACATTTCAATAAAGAGACACTTCTTGCTAGGGGATACTCACTGAAAGATATAATACAAGCACAACGTAGGGAACTTGTTAGGAAATATGTACCGGTTGATGATATTCAAGCTATTGCTAATGTAAGGGAAGTACAACATTTAGATGGAAAAGTACTTGAACAACTTGTAAACCTTGCTAAATCAAATATAAGAAAAAGAACTCGCTCTACTACTAGTTCCAGTCCAAAAGGGGAGATTAAACTTGACTTAATAAATGAGGATATATCCATATTAAATTCTAACTTTAGTCCCCAAAACTTTGATGAATTTAGTATTTCTATTGCAAATGGTTATAAAGACATGAGACATGAGTTTTATAAGCTTAAAAGTCAAAAAGCTGCTTAA
- a CDS encoding DUF228 domain-containing protein, which yields MSSVTELVNKYEEQAKKLKKLMKNPSNDGCVFSNTTDFRDKNLHFSNSGGTLTSKHDKLENYFFKGYPYKRGVKRVVDPHYEPHVEAGGEDDLYGICIDVDEFTSTATVIPITNRFQGYLVAKDNSIKEKDKLKFNSNGQVEKNTSSNNKINAVALSNSIEIDSTDNLYIVHVAVYGNKGKPS from the coding sequence GTGTCAAGTGTAACTGAGTTAGTAAATAAATATGAAGAACAAGCTAAAAAACTAAAAAAGCTAATGAAGAATCCTAGCAATGATGGTTGTGTCTTTAGTAACACTACTGATTTTAGAGATAAGAATTTACATTTTAGTAATTCTGGCGGGACTCTAACTAGTAAGCATGACAAGTTAGAGAATTACTTCTTTAAAGGCTATCCATACAAAAGAGGAGTAAAACGTGTTGTAGATCCACACTATGAACCACATGTTGAAGCTGGAGGTGAGGATGACCTTTATGGAATATGCATAGATGTTGATGAATTTACTAGTACCGCAACAGTAATTCCTATTACAAATAGATTTCAAGGGTATCTTGTAGCTAAAGATAATTCTATTAAGGAAAAAGATAAGCTTAAATTTAACTCAAATGGACAAGTTGAAAAGAATACTTCAAGTAATAACAAAATTAATGCAGTAGCATTGTCAAATTCAATCGAAATTGATAGTACGGATAACCTTTACATAGTACATGTGGCTGTTTATGGTAATAAAGGTAAGCCAAGTTAA
- a CDS encoding DUF228 domain-containing protein codes for MSQTITQIREEYLKKVEEIQDLMKNPNRDAGLFHVDIGFKDKGIHFANQGGTISSSVDRLENHPIKGYPYKRGVKLSFEDGYEPCVEAGGGSDLYGICIDIDEFTGTATVIPITNNFTGYLVVKKSSQSSITPGVKVKFDANGEIENDSGSGSRVINGTALSKAFKINENLYIALVSIFGNRGIN; via the coding sequence ATGTCACAGACTATAACACAGATTAGAGAAGAATACTTAAAGAAAGTAGAAGAAATACAAGACCTAATGAAGAACCCAAATAGAGATGCTGGTCTATTTCATGTAGATATAGGTTTTAAAGATAAAGGAATACACTTTGCAAATCAAGGTGGGACTATATCCAGCAGTGTTGATAGGTTAGAAAATCATCCAATTAAGGGATATCCATACAAGAGAGGAGTAAAGTTATCTTTTGAGGATGGTTATGAACCTTGTGTTGAGGCTGGGGGTGGTTCTGACCTTTATGGAATATGCATTGATATTGATGAGTTTACTGGGACCGCAACAGTAATTCCTATTACAAATAATTTTACTGGATATTTAGTAGTAAAGAAGAGTAGTCAATCTTCAATTACACCAGGTGTCAAAGTTAAATTTGATGCTAATGGAGAGATTGAAAATGACAGCGGTTCAGGTTCTCGTGTTATTAATGGTACTGCCTTATCAAAGGCATTTAAAATTAATGAAAACCTGTACATAGCACTTGTAAGTATATTTGGGAATCGAGGGATTAATTAA
- a CDS encoding DUF228 domain-containing protein, whose amino-acid sequence MVSREDHQDPNLIPNVKHESVDSDIYSQMDDTEVIQVLKQQLEQEQEASMQDDSTKVRRRGKRHAAVLETDQGKTLKEYLLKLRKYSKSFDDESPVFKAKTGFRDKNLTFDAICQSVSSSTDKLEEYPSLGFPYKRAVKLKIETSKSDEVQVEVSDGKNMYGICIDIDENTNVATVIPITDNFEGYVVSGSSSGIAIGDRLDFNSNGEVIKASSSSSVSINAIALSNIFTLHLTDENDKRGQEDYKLYLVKISLYGNKAIS is encoded by the coding sequence ATGGTGAGTAGAGAAGATCATCAAGATCCAAACTTAATACCAAATGTTAAGCATGAATCGGTTGATTCTGATATTTATTCTCAAATGGATGATACTGAAGTTATCCAGGTTTTAAAACAACAACTAGAACAAGAACAAGAAGCATCCATGCAAGATGATTCTACAAAAGTTAGGCGAAGAGGTAAGAGACATGCAGCAGTACTAGAGACAGACCAAGGTAAGACGCTTAAAGAATATTTGTTAAAATTGCGAAAATACTCTAAAAGTTTTGATGATGAGTCACCTGTTTTTAAAGCCAAGACTGGATTTAGAGATAAAAATTTAACATTTGATGCTATATGTCAATCTGTATCAAGTAGCACAGATAAATTAGAAGAATACCCATCTTTAGGATTTCCATACAAACGTGCTGTTAAATTAAAAATTGAAACAAGTAAATCTGATGAAGTGCAAGTAGAAGTTTCTGATGGCAAGAATATGTATGGAATATGCATTGATATAGATGAGAATACTAATGTGGCAACGGTAATACCAATAACTGATAATTTTGAGGGTTACGTTGTATCTGGAAGCTCAAGTGGGATTGCAATAGGTGATAGATTAGATTTCAATTCAAATGGAGAAGTGATTAAAGCATCTAGTAGCTCGTCAGTTTCAATTAACGCAATTGCACTAAGTAACATATTTACATTACACCTTACTGATGAGAATGATAAGCGAGGGCAAGAAGATTATAAATTGTATTTAGTAAAGATATCTCTTTATGGTAATAAGGCAATTTCTTAA